The following is a genomic window from Candidatus Bathyarchaeia archaeon.
GAGCTATCGAAAGGAAAAATCCCTCAAAGAAGCCCATAAAATCACAAGAAAGGATGTAGTAGACGCTTTAGAGGGATTTCCACCAGTCAAAATGCATTGCTCAAACCTAGTAGCAGATGCCTTAAAAGCCGCAATAAGGTTACCACAATAAAAAATGGTGAGGAGGAGTAAAATGAAAAAGAATTTATTCAGTGCGAATTCTGCAATGTAAGAATTCCATTAGAAACCTGTTAACCGCAGCCAATCACTCGACTATCGTCCAAAAGAGTACTGCTACTATTACTGGGCCGAGAAAT
Proteins encoded in this region:
- a CDS encoding iron-sulfur cluster assembly scaffold protein, with amino-acid sequence MTRKDVVDALEGFPPVKMHCSNLVADALKAAIRLPQ